The Streptomyces sp. NBC_01197 genome window below encodes:
- a CDS encoding O-methyltransferase, which yields MFTLPPITLPGIDEYAEAHSAPDPAQLAGVTGNDMGMGHLVSGRLVSGLLRMFIHSIQPKLILDIGTFTGYSALSMAVALPDDSRVISCEIDPERAEVARKNIAEAGYADVISVRVGPALDTIAGIEEPLDLVFIDADKPNYHSYYSATLPKLAPRGLIACDNTLWRGEIIDADSTDSDVRALRQFNDAVAADPRCESVMLTVRDGVTLIRRA from the coding sequence ATGTTCACCCTGCCCCCCATCACCCTGCCCGGCATCGACGAGTACGCGGAGGCCCACTCGGCCCCGGACCCGGCCCAGTTGGCCGGCGTCACCGGGAACGACATGGGCATGGGCCACTTGGTCAGCGGCCGCCTCGTGAGCGGTCTGCTGCGGATGTTCATCCACTCTATTCAGCCGAAACTGATCCTCGACATCGGCACCTTCACCGGCTATTCGGCGCTGTCCATGGCCGTCGCCCTGCCCGATGACTCGCGGGTGATCAGCTGTGAGATCGACCCGGAGCGGGCAGAGGTCGCCCGGAAGAACATCGCGGAGGCCGGCTACGCCGACGTCATCAGCGTGCGGGTCGGTCCCGCACTCGACACGATCGCCGGGATCGAGGAGCCGCTGGACCTGGTCTTCATCGACGCGGACAAGCCGAACTACCACTCGTACTACTCCGCGACGCTGCCCAAGCTCGCCCCAAGGGGACTGATCGCGTGCGACAACACGCTGTGGCGCGGGGAGATCATCGATGCGGACAGCACCGATTCCGATGTCCGGGCACTCCGGCAGTTCAACGACGCCGTCGCCGCCGACCCACGGTGCGAGTCCGTGATGCTGACCGTGAGGGACGGAGTCACGCTCATCCGCCGCGCCTGA
- a CDS encoding MmcQ/YjbR family DNA-binding protein has translation MADEHGMAEDDVDDVEERLRAVCLGLPEVVEGANHHGEPAWRIRRRTLAQISERHPAGRRSFWVPAPVGAKEAMIAAEPDRFFSPPYGGRDWVGVYLDAPVDWAEVRELVVDAYRLIAPKKLVDGLGEV, from the coding sequence ATGGCCGACGAACACGGTATGGCCGAGGACGATGTGGATGACGTGGAGGAGCGGCTGCGCGCCGTGTGTCTGGGGCTGCCCGAGGTGGTCGAGGGGGCCAATCACCACGGTGAGCCGGCGTGGCGGATTCGGCGGCGGACGCTGGCCCAGATCTCGGAGCGGCACCCGGCAGGGAGGCGGAGCTTCTGGGTGCCGGCTCCGGTGGGGGCCAAAGAGGCGATGATCGCCGCCGAACCCGACCGGTTCTTCTCGCCGCCCTACGGTGGGCGCGACTGGGTCGGTGTCTACCTCGATGCGCCGGTCGACTGGGCGGAAGTGCGCGAGCTCGTCGTCGACGCGTACCGGCTCATCGCGCCCAAGAAGCTGGTGGACGGGCTGGGGGAGGTGTGA
- a CDS encoding PIN domain nuclease gives MNGRYLIDKSALARRGKPAVRARLDALDRDGLLAVCAPTEYEVLYSARGKPEALRLRTLLRGFDYLPCNDEEFERALEIQALALNAGFHRALSLADVLIAATAERHRATVLHYDGDFDMVASVSGLQAEWVVESGTAD, from the coding sequence GTGAACGGGCGCTATCTCATTGACAAGTCGGCTCTGGCCCGCCGAGGTAAACCGGCGGTGCGGGCGCGGCTGGATGCGCTGGACCGCGATGGGCTCCTGGCGGTGTGTGCCCCGACCGAGTATGAAGTTCTGTACTCGGCGCGCGGAAAGCCCGAGGCTCTGCGACTGCGCACCCTGCTCCGTGGATTCGACTACCTGCCCTGCAATGATGAGGAGTTCGAGCGGGCACTCGAGATCCAAGCTCTGGCCCTGAACGCCGGCTTTCACAGGGCGCTGTCGTTGGCCGACGTCCTCATCGCGGCAACCGCCGAGCGGCATCGAGCCACGGTCCTGCACTACGACGGCGACTTCGACATGGTTGCTTCGGTGAGCGGTCTGCAAGCCGAGTGGGTTGTGGAGTCAGGCACCGCCGACTGA
- a CDS encoding type II toxin-antitoxin system VapB family antitoxin, whose translation MARTVIDLDDEIVDQAMRMYGVKTKAAAVRAAMEEGVKLRLRRELFDAMDEGEFEDVFAEIRSQTGPRNPDGSLKREGGTSAA comes from the coding sequence ATGGCCAGGACTGTGATCGATCTGGACGACGAGATCGTCGACCAGGCGATGAGGATGTACGGGGTGAAGACGAAAGCCGCCGCAGTGCGGGCGGCCATGGAGGAGGGGGTGAAGCTACGGCTGCGCCGGGAGTTGTTCGACGCCATGGACGAGGGCGAGTTCGAGGACGTGTTCGCGGAAATCCGTTCGCAGACGGGGCCTCGGAATCCCGATGGATCTCTGAAGCGCGAAGGTGGGACCTCGGCGGCGTGA
- a CDS encoding PIN domain-containing protein, whose product MKEPAARSLVLDSQALSLLLRNDRQTITRIEAARRVGVPVLVSALTVVEAVYGKTDTARLRWLLSRLQVQDVTQADSLTAVQLLSDAGGLHGHKYAIDALVAAMALRSPAPVLVLTSDRDDWSKLCGDRVQIKDV is encoded by the coding sequence ATGAAGGAGCCCGCGGCCAGGTCCCTGGTGCTCGACTCCCAGGCACTGTCGCTGCTACTGCGCAACGATCGCCAGACGATCACCCGAATCGAGGCCGCTCGACGCGTGGGCGTGCCCGTCCTCGTATCTGCCCTGACGGTGGTCGAGGCCGTCTACGGGAAAACGGACACCGCCCGGCTGCGCTGGCTGCTCTCCCGCCTTCAGGTCCAAGACGTCACCCAAGCGGACAGCCTCACCGCTGTGCAGCTACTGAGCGATGCCGGCGGCCTACACGGCCACAAGTACGCCATCGACGCCCTCGTCGCCGCGATGGCGCTCCGCTCTCCGGCACCCGTACTCGTGCTGACCTCGGACCGCGACGACTGGTCGAAACTGTGCGGCGACCGCGTACAGATCAAGGATGTCTGA
- a CDS encoding IS256 family transposase, translated as MTSDNVTEADPVEPSEAVPSKPVDDRLIDELVGRAQAEGLQLTGEGGLLQQLTKRLLESALEGEITDHLGYDKHDPAGKNGGNSRNGTRSKTVLTDVGPVEITVPRDREGSFEPKIVKKRQKRLSGVDEMVISLAAKGLTTGEVQAHLAEVYGADVSRQTISTITDKVLEGMAEWQNRPLDAVYPVVFIDAIHVKIRDGAVANRPIYVALAVTTEGRRDILGLWAGDGGEGAKHWMHILTEIKNRGVNDVLMLVCDGLKGLPDAVETVWPQTVVQTCVVHLLRNSFRYAARQDWDKIAKLLKPVYTASTEDAALERFAEFADAWGKKYPAIVRLWENAWEEFTPFLRFDTEIRRIVCTTNAIESVNARIRRAVKARGHFPNEQAALKCVYMAIMSLDPTGKGQARWTMRWKTALNAFDITFDGRLSAARQ; from the coding sequence ATGACCAGCGACAACGTGACCGAGGCCGATCCTGTCGAGCCGTCTGAGGCGGTTCCGTCGAAGCCTGTGGACGACCGGTTGATTGACGAGCTGGTGGGCCGGGCTCAGGCCGAGGGCCTTCAGCTGACCGGCGAGGGCGGGCTGCTCCAGCAGCTGACCAAGCGGCTCCTGGAGTCGGCTCTCGAGGGCGAGATCACCGACCACCTCGGCTATGACAAACACGATCCCGCCGGGAAGAACGGTGGCAACTCCCGCAACGGCACCCGATCCAAGACCGTGCTGACGGATGTCGGCCCGGTGGAGATAACTGTGCCCCGCGACCGTGAGGGTTCCTTCGAGCCGAAGATCGTCAAGAAGCGGCAGAAGCGTCTGTCCGGCGTGGACGAGATGGTCATCTCGCTCGCGGCGAAGGGCCTGACCACCGGCGAGGTCCAGGCCCACCTTGCCGAGGTCTACGGCGCCGACGTGTCCCGTCAGACGATCTCCACGATCACCGACAAGGTTCTCGAGGGCATGGCCGAATGGCAGAACCGGCCGCTCGACGCCGTCTACCCGGTGGTCTTCATCGACGCCATCCACGTGAAGATCCGCGACGGCGCGGTCGCCAACCGGCCCATCTACGTGGCCTTGGCGGTCACGACCGAGGGTCGGCGCGACATTCTCGGGCTGTGGGCCGGCGACGGCGGCGAGGGCGCCAAGCACTGGATGCACATCCTCACCGAGATCAAGAACCGCGGCGTGAACGACGTCCTTATGCTCGTCTGCGACGGACTCAAGGGCCTGCCCGACGCGGTCGAGACCGTCTGGCCGCAGACGGTCGTGCAGACCTGTGTGGTCCACCTGCTGCGGAACTCCTTCCGCTATGCCGCCCGCCAGGACTGGGACAAGATCGCGAAACTCCTCAAGCCCGTCTACACCGCGTCGACCGAAGACGCCGCACTCGAGCGGTTCGCGGAGTTCGCCGACGCGTGGGGCAAGAAGTATCCGGCGATCGTGCGGCTCTGGGAGAACGCGTGGGAGGAGTTCACTCCCTTCCTCCGCTTCGACACCGAAATCCGCCGCATCGTCTGCACGACGAACGCGATCGAGTCCGTGAACGCGCGGATCCGACGGGCGGTGAAAGCCCGCGGCCACTTCCCCAACGAGCAGGCCGCACTGAAATGCGTCTACATGGCAATCATGTCGCTCGACCCGACCGGCAAGGGCCAAGCCCGCTGGACCATGCGCTGGAAGACAGCCTTGAACGCCTTCGACATCACCTTCGACGGCCGACTCTCCGCAGCCCGCCAGTAA